A stretch of Telopea speciosissima isolate NSW1024214 ecotype Mountain lineage chromosome 11, Tspe_v1, whole genome shotgun sequence DNA encodes these proteins:
- the LOC122645108 gene encoding uncharacterized protein LOC122645108 — protein sequence MVSGHRPIAIDVAVDHAGNAYVTNPVGNFIWKVEPTGKPSVLSMSAIFSSQHMYTRQPYSLSGLNGIAYVSKSFLLVVQTNTGKLFKVNADDGTVRVVRLTEDLTAADRIAVRNDGVVVVMSKKKAWFLKSKDGWEEAVVYDEIALDVDKLPTSITVGEETRTYVLYGRVRKGSLGSIERREFSIEEIIGSGEGKKEEAVGKKNVVWSMTDSNASLCLSFCFHNKGHICDFDSREDRAKFQCSFTQDTYNYA from the coding sequence ATGGTTTCCGGTCACCGGCCAATAGCTATTGATGTCGCCGTTGACCATGCCGGCAATGCTTACGTCACCAACCCTGTTGGCAACTTCATCTGGAAAGTTGAACCAACCGGAAAACCATCTGTCTTATCTATGTCAGCAATCTTCTCATCTCAACACATGTACACTAGGCAACCCTACAGCCTTAGTGGCCTCAATGGGATTGCTTACGTCAGCAAGAGCTTCCTATTGGTGGTTCAAACAAACACCGGAAAATTGTTTAAGGTCAATGCTGACGATGGAACTGTGAGGGTGGTGAGGTTGACAGAGGATTTGACAGCGGCTGACCGAATTGCTGTTAGAAATGACGGCGTTGTGGTGGTGATGTCTAAAAAGAAGGCATGGTTCCTGAAGAGCAAAGATGGTTGGGAGGAAGCGGTGGTTTATGACGAAATTGCCCTTGATGTTGATAAGCTCCCAACTTCAATTACTGTTGGAGAGGAGACTAGGACTTATGTGTTATATGGAAGAGTGAggaagggtagtttgggaagcATAGAAAGGCGGGAGTTTAGCATAGAGGAGATTATTGGTTCTGgtgaggggaagaaagaggaagctgtgggaaaaaagaatgttgtctgGTCAATGACGGACTCCAACGCCTCTCTATGTTTATCTTTCTGCTTCCATAATAAGGGGCATATATGTGATTTTGATAGTAGGGAGGACCGAGCTAAGTTCCAGTGCTCCTTTACCCAGGACACCTACAATTATGCCTAA